One Natrinema halophilum genomic window carries:
- a CDS encoding translation initiation factor eIF-2B codes for MIDETAEEIREMQTHSSSVVAVNATRALEELVEREFATVEEYTRALERNGSVLRQANPSHASLQNAVREVVDDVTDADPESVEAARRLTSEKIDEVVTRIESGKRLAAENAVEELTDGATLLTHDYSSTVLEALEQATGAGKTFDIYVTEARPRYLGRKTARTLADLEGVDVTLVTDSAHGIYLEECDRVIVGMDCIVDETLYNRVGTFPIAATADQVDVPVTVLGSASKIVSEGFVFENEFRPDSEVMAEPAEGFDVENPAYDATPVDLLESVITDDGRQTF; via the coding sequence ATGATCGACGAGACGGCCGAGGAAATCAGGGAGATGCAAACGCACAGCTCCTCCGTGGTGGCCGTAAACGCTACGCGAGCCCTCGAGGAGCTCGTCGAGCGGGAGTTCGCCACCGTCGAGGAGTACACCCGCGCACTCGAGCGAAACGGCTCCGTCCTGCGGCAGGCGAATCCCTCCCACGCGTCGCTGCAAAACGCCGTTCGGGAGGTCGTCGACGACGTGACCGATGCAGACCCCGAGAGCGTCGAGGCGGCCCGGCGACTCACGAGCGAGAAGATCGACGAGGTGGTCACGCGGATCGAATCCGGCAAGCGACTGGCGGCCGAAAACGCCGTGGAAGAACTCACCGACGGCGCGACCCTGCTGACGCACGATTATTCCTCGACGGTCCTCGAGGCGCTCGAGCAGGCGACCGGGGCCGGCAAGACGTTCGACATCTACGTCACCGAGGCCCGACCCCGGTACCTGGGACGCAAGACCGCTCGGACGCTGGCCGACCTCGAGGGAGTCGACGTGACACTGGTCACAGACAGCGCACACGGGATTTACCTCGAGGAGTGCGACCGCGTCATCGTCGGAATGGACTGTATCGTCGACGAGACGCTGTACAACCGCGTCGGGACGTTTCCGATCGCGGCGACAGCCGACCAGGTAGACGTGCCGGTCACCGTCCTCGGTTCGGCCTCGAAGATCGTAAGCGAAGGATTCGTCTTCGAGAACGAATTTCGCCCTGACAGCGAAGTAATGGCCGAACCCGCCGAAGGATTCGACGTCGAGAATCCCGCTTACGACGCGACGCCGGTCGACCTACTCGAGAGCGTAAT
- a CDS encoding Mrp/NBP35 family ATP-binding protein, whose product MDEAAVRDRLRTVEDPELGDDIVSLGLVNDISVDGEHVDVDIALGAPYSPTESDIAADVRQVLTDDGLEPGLTASVPDRDDLTSEEQVLPNVKNVIAVASGKGGVGKSTVAVNLAAGLSQLGARVGLFDADVYGPNVPRMVDADEPPMATEDETLVPPEKYGVKLMSMAFLTGEDDPVIWRGPMVHKVITQLTEDVEWGHLDYLVVDLPPGTGDTQLTMLQTMPVTGAVIVTTPQDVALDDARKGLEMFAKHDTVVLGIAENMSTFACPDCGGEHDIFGSGGGEEFADEHELPFLGSIPLDPAVREGGDGGKPTVLKDEDGTSDALRTITENVANNTGIVHRQGIAQTRQSEPLSPDR is encoded by the coding sequence ATGGACGAAGCCGCCGTTCGCGACCGCCTTCGGACGGTCGAAGATCCGGAACTCGGCGACGACATCGTTTCGCTCGGACTAGTCAACGACATCAGCGTCGACGGCGAGCACGTTGACGTCGATATCGCTCTCGGAGCGCCCTACTCTCCCACGGAGAGTGACATCGCCGCAGACGTTCGACAGGTGTTGACAGATGACGGGCTCGAGCCCGGCCTCACCGCGAGCGTTCCCGACCGAGACGATCTCACCAGCGAAGAACAGGTACTGCCGAACGTCAAGAACGTCATCGCCGTCGCCTCCGGGAAGGGCGGCGTCGGAAAGTCGACGGTCGCGGTCAACCTCGCTGCCGGGCTCTCGCAGCTCGGTGCCCGCGTCGGGCTGTTCGATGCCGACGTTTACGGACCGAACGTTCCACGAATGGTCGATGCCGACGAACCACCGATGGCGACCGAAGACGAAACCCTCGTCCCGCCAGAGAAGTACGGCGTCAAGCTGATGAGCATGGCCTTTCTCACAGGTGAGGACGATCCGGTCATCTGGCGCGGCCCGATGGTCCACAAGGTCATCACGCAACTTACCGAGGACGTCGAGTGGGGCCACCTCGACTACCTCGTCGTCGACCTTCCGCCGGGAACCGGCGACACCCAGCTGACGATGCTCCAGACCATGCCCGTCACCGGGGCCGTTATCGTGACGACTCCGCAAGACGTTGCACTCGACGACGCCCGAAAAGGCCTCGAGATGTTCGCCAAGCACGACACCGTCGTTCTCGGCATCGCCGAGAACATGTCGACGTTTGCCTGCCCTGACTGCGGCGGCGAACACGACATCTTCGGCTCCGGCGGCGGCGAGGAGTTCGCGGACGAACACGAACTGCCCTTCCTCGGCTCGATTCCCCTCGACCCGGCCGTCCGCGAGGGCGGCGACGGCGGGAAGCCGACCGTCCTGAAAGACGAGGACGGGACCAGCGACGCGCTTCGGACGATCACCGAGAACGTCGCGAACAACACCGGGATCGTCCACCGGCAGGGGATCGCCCAGACGCGACAAAGCGAACCCCTCTCGCCGGATCGATGA